GGAAAGCCATGACATCCGGGGAGGACATCTACCTAGCGATGGTCAGGGAAGGAAAAGAAGAAGTCGAAATGAAACTGGAAGACATCCCGATAGTGAGAGAGTTCCCAGATGTTTTTCCTGAAGAGCTCTCAGGGACGGTCCCGGACCGTGAGATTGAGTTCGAAATCAACTTGGTTCCCGGTGCTGCACCAATCTCTAAAGCACcctacagaatggcaccagccgAACTCAAGGAATTAAAAGAACAACTCCCAGAATTGATAGATAAAAGGCAGATTCGACCGAGTGTGTCCTcgtggggagctccagtactcttcgtaaagaaaaaagacggtagtatgagattatgcatcgactacagagaattgaacaagatcacaatcaagaacaggTACCCTCTACCTCGGATAGACGATCTGTTTGATCAGCTTAAAGGAGCCGCCGTCTTTTCTAAATTGGATCTGAGGacaggttatcaccagttgaaggtcagggctgaagatatcCCCAAGACAGTctttcgaaccaggtatgggcattacgaattcacagttatgccttttggtctgaccaatgcaccggcagcattcatggacctgatgaacagagtattcaagccattcctggatcagttcatagtggtattcatcgacgatatcctCGTCTATTCTCCTGACGAGACGAGCCATGAAGAGCACCTTCACCTTGCTCTGCAGACCTTAAGAGAGAATAAGCTCTatgctaagttcagcaagtgtgaattctggctaagGAGTGTGTCATTTCTGGGACACGTGATTTCGAGAGAAGGAGTGTCAGTGGACCCAAGGAAGGTAGAGGCGATTACTGAGTGGCCGAGACCGAAGAACGCCACCGATATCAGAAGCTTTCTTGGATTGGAAGGTTACTACCAGAAGTTTGTCAAAGGGTTCTCCTCAATAGTCGTGCCACTGACGAGACTCACATAGAAGAATTCTAAATTCATCTGGAATGACGATTGTGAGAAGAGTTTCCAGACATTGAAAGGAAAACTTGCATCCACACCATTGTTAATATTGCCTGCAGAGAATAAGGATTTTaccatctacagtgacgcatctaaggaaggtctgggatgcgtactcatgcaggaaggaagagtgatcgcctacgcatcaaggcagttgaaaccgcatgaGCAGAATTATCCTACTCATGATCTGGAACTAGCAGCGGTTGTCTTCGTcttaaagatttggaggcactacctctatggtgctaaatgtgaaatcttcacagatcatcagagcctcaagtagttgttcacccaaaaggaacttaatatgaggcaaaggcgatggatcgaacttctgaaagattatgacttgaccataagttaccatccgggtaaagcaAACAAGGTGGCTGATGCGCTAAGTCGAAAGGGCCGTGGCAAGGTAACTCTAGCGTCCCTCTCGGCCCAGCCATGTCTGCAGGAGACCATCAAGTTAAACCAGGATCGAGACCCGGTACTGACTAAACTTAAGGAGCAGGTCAGAGAAGGGAAGACTCAGGATCATCATATTGATGACAAGGGAATTTTGTGGATGAAAGGAAGGCTGTGTGTGCCCGACAGCGACAACCTTCGCCAAGAGATAATGGCAGAGGCGCACAAGTCAAAATTCTCAGTCCATCCAGGCAGTACGAAAATGTACAGGGACCTCAAGAATAGTTTCTGGTGGAATGGCATGAAGAGGGACGTAGCGGAATTCGTCTCCAGATGTCAGGTATGCCAGCAGGTCAAAGCAGAACACCAACGACCTGAAGGATTACTGCAACCTTTGGAAATTcccgaatggaagtgggagcatatttccatggattttgtggtaggattgccaaagTCTAGGCAAAACCACGACGGTATATGGGTGATCGTGGACAAACTCACAAAGactgcacacttcctacccgtccgcATGAATTACAATCTCGACAAATTGGCTTCACTGTACATGGACAACATTGTGAGGTTGCATGGAGTTCGAGTGAGCATCCTATCTGATAGAGACCCGAGGTTCGTCTCgcgcttttggaagagctttcaagaggCCATGGGAACGAAAGTGACCCtcagtactgcttatcatccccaaacTGATGGGCAAACGGAGAGAACCATACAGaccttagaagatatgctgcgaGCGTGCGCCCTTGAATTCAGTGGTAACTGGAGCACTCATCTACCCttaattgagtttgcttataacaacagctatcacagcagcaTCGGAATGGCCCCATACGAAGCcctttatggaagaaaatgtcgatcaccactttaATGGGACGAAATCGGAGAGAAAGCCTTAGTGGGACCCGAGCTAGTGCAGATGACTGTGGACAAAGTTAAAATTGTCCGAGAgaaactcaaggcagctcaagatcgacagaaaagctgggcaGATCTTAAGAGAAGGCCGGTAGTGTTCAACGTGGGCGAGAAAGCTTATGTGAAAGTCTCTCCTATGAGAGGAGTTGTCCGATTCAGTAAGGCCGGGAAACTAAACCCTCGATATGTTGGACCCTTTGAAATCTTGGAGAGAGTGGGCACGTTAGCATGCAGACTGGCGCTCCCACCAAGCATGTCAAGGAtacacaacgtgttccatgTGTCCCAACCAAGAAGGTACATCCCAGACCCAAGTCACGTATTAGAAGTAGAACCGCTCTTGATCGAAGGGAACTTGGGAGAAGGACtgaaatacgaagaagtccccATTAGAATCGTGGACACCAAGGAACAAGTCCTCAGACGACGCACCATGCCCTACGTCAAGGTACAGTGGTCCAACCACACAGagcgagaagcaacttgggaaatGGAAGAGAAGATGCGAAAGGATTATCCCTACCTATTTGGAGACCAAGccaactcaagtttcgaggacgaaacttctcataaggagggagggatgtaaaaACCGGATTTTTCcccatttaattaattatttgcaaGGAAATTAGGACCTTGGATCTTTGTACTAGAATAAGatatgaatattgaaaatttagTTGATTGGGAATCTTTATTATTAAGACAATAAAATCTAGGTTTGTGCATGTAATTCTCGAAATTGTGAGGAATAATACTAGATCATGGAAGGATTGTGCAAGACTCAAGAATCTAGACATAATATTgcataggattttcgaaaaaaaaaaaaatatcctcCTAGAATATATGCCTAGTATTATAATGCATGGAGGCATGGAAGTTGCAAGACAAATTGGAAACTATATCATCAATTTGGTTCGAAAATCCCTTGTGTTAGCATCTCAATATTTCGAGCCAAGCTTAAGGGAAATAATCAAAGATTTAAATCCCATGGAATTGGAAGATAATCTCACAAATTAAGCAacatgattttcgaaatttgcaagGATATTGGAGTCAAGATTGTGAGATATTTCATGAATTTTGGTATGATTTGTGTACCAAATTTGGACCCTTGTccctcacctataaataccccaTCACCTCTACCATTATTCACACCCTAAAAATCGAAAATCCCCTTGGTGAAATCTCGAAATTCAGCAGCTCCCCCTAAGCCAAAATTCTGCCCGAATATCGTCCCGAAGCTAGGCTAGAATCAAGCCGAAGTTCCGTCCGAAGAAGGAGCGAGAAGCGATCCATTCCTGAAGCCGAGCCACCACGGTTTTTTTCTTAGCATTCaaacactgtaagtgggcttatttTCAAACTTTAAAATTTCGGATTCGGGTATGCATGTTTtcgatttttacaagaaaaataaatagtcgAGTACAATCTTCTTTCTACTCTTTTCGTGTAATTATCATACGATTTCAaaagcactgtgaggagtcgactgtatacgggagggaatcccaaccacgacgtacccttacgcggtgggggacataaccgctatacggcctcgcccccttagaggagtaaaaattagggactgacgtcagtaaaccgtagAAAGTAGATGAGTCGCAGTGCTGGGTCAAAGTTTATGCATGTGTTATGAAGTACGTATGaactcatgatttatgattcgaaatttatgcatgttgtctttattgtgctcgattttctcccacttgctgagtattccccaaatactcacccccttacaaccctCCCCAAATAAGcccgaagaacagattgaggaggaagaatccgagcagttttggggatggtgaatgctCAAGGAAATCGATTATCTTTACGTTATTATTAATTagatttacgtttccgcattaaaactctgtcgtcttatttattttggtaattgtaaagacaatggttatttaatttgagattatgatacataaactggttcggtttatactgtgctacaagaggcttgttgttgcgattgtgtgattgttaaacaacgccggtgtcattcccgagtttcggggcgtgacatcgTCGAAGAACTCTAAGACGAGCTTGCGGCAGTATGGAGCAACAGCAGAAAAGTGGACAGAAGTCCTCTGGTTTTGAAGAATTCAACCGAATTATATCTCTCGTACACGTCCTGATAAATATTCTTCTCATCATTAATCCCTCCATTGGTGTAGAGAGGCCAAAGAGCTATAGACTTCTCTAAGTAGAACTTTTAAGAGAATGAGCCGGAAAGATCATAATCTTCATTATCGATGTTGTATTCTGTGTTGACAACATTTACCTCAACATCCTCGTTCTTAGCAGCAGTATCATCATCAACAACAAATTCCTCATCATTAGAGGTGGAAGAGGAGCTATCAGATTATTCAGGCCTGTTGTCAGCAATTTCTTGTTGCATTTCATCAGATTCATCTTCAAATTCTTCAGCAGCAGGCAAAGATGCAGAGccattttcctttttcaaatTGATCATTAATTGAGCGAGGGAAACATCCTCCTCATCAGAGAAACTCGATTCCCTGTGAACATTTTTTCTTCAGTGGATGAGGCATTTTCTTCATCTTCATTGGTGGAGCTACTTGCAGGGATAGAAGCAGTCTTTTCCCTCGCCACAAATTCATAATCAGCGTCCTCATAATCATCAATAGAGGTGTACTATGGGTCAACCAACTACAGTCTAGCAGAAGATTCGCCCTTGTGGCGAAATCATTTCAAAGGAGTATAGTCAGGATTGTATCCTGCTTGGCATTTTGATCAATAGACGTGAGGCGGTGGAGGCAACACACAGTTTACTCAGAAAAATAGGGTAGATTTTCAACATCAATTGATTCTCGGGTTCATCTGGAGCAATCATTTCAAGAAGAGTTGGCATCTCCAGTGAAAGAACAATTTCCATGGCCGATGTATGGATCTCCCCTTCGATGTTATCACACTAGGGACAACATCCTCCTTATAACTCATCTCACTTCGAATATCGTTGGACTCAAAGACCTTTCTTGATATTGTTAAATTTGGAGAAAGTGAGATTAATCAAGAGAATTTGCGTAGAGAGTTAAACAAAAAGCAATAAATATTTGAGCGAATAATACAGAGAAGAACATGGATCAG
The sequence above is a segment of the Primulina tabacum isolate GXHZ01 chromosome 6, ASM2559414v2, whole genome shotgun sequence genome. Coding sequences within it:
- the LOC142550175 gene encoding uncharacterized protein LOC142550175, with amino-acid sequence MTVDKVKIVREKLKAAQDRQKSWADLKRRPVVFNVGEKAYVKVSPMRGVVRFSKAGKLNPRYVGPFEILERVGTLACRLALPPSMSRIHNVFHVSQPRRYIPDPSHVLEVEPLLIEGNLGEGLKYEEVPIRIVDTKEQVLRRRTMPYVKVQWSNHTEREATWEMEEKMRKDYPYLFGDQANSTSQYFEPSLREIIKDLNPMELEDNLTN